A section of the Caldilineales bacterium genome encodes:
- a CDS encoding restriction endonuclease, whose translation MPTLTRNTLFYGDNLPILREWIDSESVDLVYLDPPFNSSRSYNVLFRDERGKETEAQITAFEDTWHWNESAEHTYHELVTMGDARVAAMIGALRQFIGPNQMMAYLVMMAARLVELHRVLKPTGSLYLHCDPTASHYLKILLDTIFGTQNFRSEIVWKRSSAHSDTRQGRKLHGRIHDVVFLYTRTGEWKWNPVFTAYSKEYVDEFYRYIEPETGRRFRVDNSTAAKPGGDTSYEWRVKRLLGDNQDWQADIDEEFKDPKPGWEYAGVPPYKGRYWAYSKANMLDFARTGRLYHTRSGVPCYKRYLDEMPGIPLQDLWEDIPPALGNQDLGYPTQKPIALLERILQASSNEGDVVLDPFCGCGTTIAAAQRLGRRWIGIDITHLSIALMKYRLKDMFDLVEKRDYDVRGEPVDLPSAQQLAHDDRYQFQWWALSLVQAQPIGGDGKQGKKGSDKGIDGVIHFIDDKTGKPKQAIIQVKSGKVKSGDIRDLRGVIEKENAALGLFLTLESPSKDMLAEAAAAGFYHSPLWGQDYPRLQILTITDLLHGAAPRMPASNITFKQAQKAKSEEAAQLGLFPG comes from the coding sequence ATGCCCACCCTCACCCGCAACACCCTCTTCTACGGCGACAACCTGCCCATCCTGCGCGAGTGGATCGACAGCGAAAGCGTCGATCTGGTCTATCTCGACCCGCCTTTCAATTCCAGCCGCAGCTACAACGTGCTCTTTCGCGACGAGCGCGGCAAAGAGACCGAGGCCCAGATCACGGCCTTCGAGGACACCTGGCACTGGAATGAGTCGGCCGAGCACACTTACCACGAGCTGGTGACGATGGGCGACGCCCGCGTGGCGGCGATGATCGGGGCGCTGCGCCAGTTCATCGGCCCCAACCAGATGATGGCCTATCTGGTGATGATGGCGGCGCGGCTGGTGGAACTGCACCGGGTGCTGAAACCCACCGGCAGCCTCTATTTGCACTGCGACCCGACGGCGAGTCACTATCTGAAGATCTTGTTGGATACAATCTTCGGCACACAAAACTTCCGATCTGAAATCGTCTGGAAACGGAGCAGCGCTCATAGTGACACCAGACAGGGAAGAAAACTGCATGGACGTATTCATGATGTCGTATTCCTCTACACGCGGACTGGCGAGTGGAAATGGAATCCAGTTTTTACAGCATATAGCAAGGAATACGTAGATGAGTTCTACCGCTACATCGAGCCAGAAACCGGGCGCCGATTTCGAGTGGATAATTCTACCGCTGCAAAGCCTGGCGGGGATACATCCTATGAATGGCGCGTGAAGAGGCTATTGGGAGATAACCAGGATTGGCAAGCTGATATTGATGAGGAATTCAAAGATCCCAAGCCAGGATGGGAATACGCAGGCGTTCCCCCCTACAAAGGTAGGTATTGGGCGTACTCAAAAGCGAATATGCTTGACTTCGCCCGTACAGGCCGCCTTTACCATACCAGATCGGGTGTACCGTGCTATAAGCGATACCTCGACGAGATGCCTGGGATACCTCTACAGGATCTATGGGAAGATATTCCACCAGCATTGGGAAATCAGGACCTCGGCTACCCCACCCAAAAACCCATCGCCCTCCTCGAACGCATCCTCCAGGCCAGCAGCAACGAAGGCGATGTGGTGCTCGACCCCTTCTGCGGCTGCGGCACCACCATCGCCGCCGCCCAGCGCCTGGGCCGGCGCTGGATCGGCATCGACATCACCCATCTCTCCATCGCCCTGATGAAATACCGGCTCAAAGACATGTTCGATCTGGTGGAGAAGCGGGACTATGACGTGCGGGGCGAACCGGTCGATCTACCCTCGGCCCAGCAACTCGCGCACGACGACCGCTATCAATTCCAATGGTGGGCGCTGTCGTTGGTGCAGGCGCAACCCATCGGCGGCGATGGCAAACAGGGCAAGAAAGGCAGCGACAAGGGCATCGACGGCGTCATCCACTTCATCGACGACAAGACCGGCAAGCCCAAGCAGGCGATCATCCAGGTCAAGAGCGGCAAGGTCAAGAGCGGCGACATCCGCGACCTGCGCGGGGTGATCGAGAAGGAAAACGCCGCCCTCGGTCTCTTCCTCACCCTCGAAAGCCCCAGCAAAGACATGCTGGCCGAGGCCGCCGCAGCCGGGTTCTACCACTCGCCTCTCTGGGGCCAGGACTACCCCCGCCTGCAAATCCTCACCATCACCGACCTGCTCCACGGCGCCGCACCCAGGATGCCTGCCAGCAATATCACCTTCAAGCAGGCGCAGAAGGCGAAGAGCGAGGAGGCGGCGCAGTTGGGGCTGTTTCCGGGGTAG
- a CDS encoding TIGR04282 family arsenosugar biosynthesis glycosyltransferase gives MTPAPRRFLGVVAKRPANGHTKTRLSPPLDGETAAHLYEGFLADTLALIRQTPGVERAIAFLPDGAEPYFRRLAPDFNLTLQQGDDLGARLDNLLAAALAAGAGQAVVMDSDSPTLPIGYLADAFARLDAGADVVLGPTEDGGYYLIGLARPQPRLLREIPMSTPTVLQDTLALAHTLGLKTALLPPWYDIDTAADLLRLQNHLAVLSDDIAPHTRRRLAALSATKRAA, from the coding sequence ATGACGCCCGCCCCGCGCCGCTTCCTGGGCGTGGTGGCCAAGCGCCCCGCCAACGGCCACACCAAAACCCGCCTCAGCCCGCCCCTGGATGGCGAAACCGCCGCCCATCTCTACGAAGGCTTCCTGGCCGACACGCTCGCACTCATCCGCCAGACGCCCGGCGTCGAGCGCGCCATCGCCTTCCTGCCCGATGGCGCCGAACCCTACTTCCGCCGCCTCGCACCCGACTTCAACCTCACGCTACAACAAGGCGACGACCTGGGCGCCCGGCTGGACAACCTCCTGGCGGCGGCGCTGGCTGCCGGCGCGGGGCAGGCGGTGGTGATGGACAGCGACAGCCCCACCCTGCCCATCGGTTATCTCGCCGATGCCTTTGCCCGCCTCGACGCCGGCGCCGACGTCGTCCTCGGCCCCACCGAAGACGGCGGCTACTACCTCATCGGCCTCGCCCGGCCTCAGCCCCGGCTCCTGCGCGAGATCCCCATGAGCACCCCCACCGTCCTGCAAGACACCCTCGCCCTGGCCCACACCCTCGGCCTCAAAACCGCCCTCCTCCCCCCCTGGTACGACATCGACACCGCCGCCGACCTCCTCCGCCTGCAAAACCACCTGGCCGTCCTATCCGACGACATCGCCCCTCACACCCGCCGCCGCCTGGCCGCCCTATCGGCCACGAAACGCGCAGCCTAA
- a CDS encoding glycosyltransferase family 2 protein, giving the protein MPTTLIIPALNEADCLGPLLAELPAGVVDEIIVVDNGSTDDTGDAARRAGASVVSEPRRGYGFACAAGAAAASGDILAFMDGDGSFAPAELPSLLAPIRSRQADLVLGTRMAGSMTPAAMPPHQRFGNRLTARLLHLLYGLHLTDLGPYRAIRRDLLLALDMEERTYGWPVEMMVKSARRQARIIETPVSYRPRLAGHSKVGGTVKGSALATYRILATVFRHAF; this is encoded by the coding sequence ATGCCCACCACCCTCATCATCCCCGCCCTCAACGAAGCCGACTGCCTGGGCCCCCTGCTGGCCGAACTGCCCGCCGGCGTGGTGGATGAAATCATCGTCGTCGACAACGGCTCGACCGACGACACCGGCGACGCCGCCCGGCGCGCCGGCGCCAGCGTGGTGAGCGAACCCCGCCGCGGCTACGGCTTTGCATGCGCCGCCGGCGCCGCCGCCGCCAGCGGCGACATCCTGGCCTTCATGGATGGCGATGGCAGCTTCGCCCCTGCCGAACTGCCCTCCCTGCTCGCGCCCATCCGCTCGCGCCAGGCCGACCTGGTGCTGGGCACACGGATGGCCGGCAGCATGACCCCCGCCGCCATGCCCCCCCACCAGCGTTTCGGCAACCGGCTGACGGCGCGGCTCCTGCACCTGCTCTACGGCCTCCACCTCACCGACCTGGGGCCGTACCGGGCCATCCGCCGCGACCTGCTGCTGGCGCTGGACATGGAGGAGCGCACCTACGGCTGGCCGGTGGAGATGATGGTCAAATCGGCCCGCCGCCAGGCCCGCATCATCGAGACGCCCGTCAGCTACCGCCCGCGCCTGGCCGGACATTCGAAAGTGGGCGGCACCGTCAAAGGGTCGGCGCTGGCAACCTACCGCATCCTGGCCACCGTCTTCCGCCATGCCTTCTGA
- a CDS encoding methyltransferase domain-containing protein: MPNPWTNPDLLPPDEARSLARFIAARAEIPDQRQAYAALLETLAPQPGERLLDMGCGAGNLARRLAEQVGESGEVVGADISQAMLEVAREGSALPHLRYEQTDGLALPFPAGYFDGAILARTLMHAQHPHEILVELRRVVRPGGRLAILEADWGTCTVDHSNRALSRRIIDWRTDAIDGDNWMGRQLVGRCLEAGWEIGAVSILATIGRNASTTHFGSLRRCADLAIQHRIITQAEYDAWVGELDERLAAGRFFATINETIVLARKPEFI, encoded by the coding sequence ATGCCCAACCCCTGGACCAACCCCGACCTGCTGCCGCCCGACGAGGCCCGCAGCCTGGCCCGCTTCATCGCCGCCCGCGCTGAAATCCCCGACCAGCGCCAGGCCTACGCCGCCCTGCTCGAAACCCTGGCGCCGCAACCCGGCGAACGGCTGCTGGACATGGGCTGCGGGGCCGGCAACCTGGCCCGGCGGCTGGCCGAACAGGTGGGCGAATCCGGCGAGGTGGTGGGGGCCGACATCAGCCAGGCCATGCTGGAAGTGGCGCGCGAGGGGTCGGCTTTGCCGCATCTGCGCTACGAACAGACCGACGGCCTGGCTCTGCCCTTCCCCGCCGGCTACTTCGATGGCGCCATCCTTGCCCGCACCCTCATGCACGCACAGCACCCGCACGAGATCCTGGTCGAGTTGCGCCGGGTCGTGCGGCCCGGCGGCCGGCTGGCCATCCTGGAGGCCGATTGGGGGACGTGCACCGTCGACCACAGCAACCGGGCGCTCAGCCGCCGCATCATCGACTGGCGCACCGACGCCATCGACGGCGACAACTGGATGGGCCGCCAACTGGTGGGGCGCTGTCTGGAGGCCGGATGGGAGATCGGCGCCGTCAGCATCCTCGCCACCATTGGCCGCAACGCCTCCACCACCCATTTCGGCAGCCTGCGCCGCTGCGCCGACCTGGCCATCCAGCACAGGATCATCACCCAGGCCGAGTACGACGCCTGGGTGGGCGAACTGGACGAGCGTTTGGCCGCCGGCCGCTTCTTCGCTACGATCAACGAAACTATTGTGCTGGCCCGCAAACCGGAGTTCATCTGA
- a CDS encoding radical SAM protein — translation MPYSVGIGLTNACNLTCAHCYRPTDRIDYVPLAAIQTICESLPVGSMGMGTGENILHPEFGEIVHYLHGRGVKLSLASNGFGLTAMSDELLGMFNDLEVSIDYPTRAQQDGLRGDGNWELVHRAIDRCHRAGKSVSILATLMKTNCDQMAEMVALARGLGAHLRVNVYQAVRTDAFRLSYEQFWRAYRQLFEAGLVVSCSEPIVRAVMGLPDVESPCGRNSIRFDMRGRIIPCVYWPVDGANPYTVADLVEKREAVLDHAYFQQARRQPEDAAHCPCQGGCASRRALDHKLDGHDEYCPWAHGDAIDLPWHPAPAVDLVRSRNVCTTIVV, via the coding sequence ATGCCCTATTCCGTTGGCATCGGCCTCACCAATGCCTGTAACCTGACCTGCGCCCATTGCTACCGCCCCACCGACCGCATCGACTACGTGCCGCTGGCGGCCATCCAGACGATCTGCGAATCGCTGCCGGTGGGCAGCATGGGCATGGGCACGGGCGAGAACATCCTCCACCCCGAATTTGGCGAGATCGTGCACTATCTGCACGGTCGCGGGGTCAAACTCAGCCTCGCCTCCAACGGCTTCGGCCTGACGGCGATGAGCGACGAGTTGTTGGGCATGTTCAACGACCTGGAGGTCTCGATCGATTATCCCACGCGGGCGCAGCAGGATGGGCTGCGCGGTGATGGCAACTGGGAGCTGGTGCACCGGGCCATCGACCGCTGCCATCGGGCGGGCAAGTCGGTGTCGATCCTGGCGACGCTGATGAAGACCAACTGCGACCAAATGGCCGAGATGGTGGCCCTTGCTCGCGGCTTGGGGGCGCATCTGCGAGTCAATGTCTATCAGGCCGTGCGCACCGACGCCTTCCGGCTGAGCTACGAGCAGTTCTGGCGGGCCTATCGCCAACTGTTCGAGGCCGGGCTGGTGGTAAGCTGCAGTGAGCCGATCGTGCGCGCAGTCATGGGCCTGCCAGATGTGGAATCGCCGTGCGGGCGCAACAGCATCCGCTTCGACATGCGCGGCCGCATCATCCCTTGCGTCTATTGGCCGGTGGATGGCGCCAATCCCTACACCGTGGCCGACCTGGTGGAGAAGCGAGAAGCGGTGCTCGACCACGCCTACTTCCAGCAAGCCCGCCGCCAACCTGAAGACGCCGCCCACTGCCCCTGCCAGGGTGGCTGCGCCAGCCGCCGCGCCCTCGACCACAAGCTGGACGGCCACGACGAGTACTGCCCCTGGGCGCACGGCGATGCCATCGACCTGCCCTGGCATCCCGCTCCAGCCGTCGATCTCGTCCGCAGCCGCAACGTCTGCACAACCATCGTGGTCTGA
- a CDS encoding radical SAM protein — translation MPTSTIELTTRTTLAPALPTQLYIEVTNYCNSLCVSCPLTYDHFLPIEPKHHLSWENFRRIVDQVPEIRRAVLHGIGEPLLNRDLPRFVAHLKERGAWVLFNTNAVLLDRRRGDALAEAGLDELRVSLDAVTPDLYARLRGIDALPRILDNLRDFVARHGGRERPRLSLWFVGMHENLHQLPAFVRLGADLGAPEVYLQRLVFFGDGERIAENATMVPEQSLFASLEQQQAALIVECERLAAELGLKFQASGATTPHESVAVKGDHPWQGCMRPWRLMYITANGNALPCCIAPFATPDYGSILLGNVFAQPLAEVWNGPRYQDLRAAVLSQAPSPRPCQFCGVKWSL, via the coding sequence ATGCCCACCTCGACCATCGAACTGACCACGCGCACGACCCTGGCCCCGGCCCTGCCCACACAGCTCTACATCGAGGTCACCAACTACTGCAACTCGCTCTGCGTCTCCTGCCCGCTGACCTACGACCACTTCCTCCCCATCGAGCCGAAGCATCACCTCAGTTGGGAGAACTTCCGCCGTATCGTCGATCAGGTGCCTGAGATCCGGCGGGCCGTGCTGCACGGCATCGGCGAACCGCTGCTCAACCGCGACCTGCCGCGCTTCGTGGCCCATCTCAAGGAACGGGGGGCCTGGGTGCTGTTCAACACCAACGCCGTCCTCCTCGACCGGCGCCGGGGCGACGCCCTGGCCGAGGCCGGGCTGGACGAGCTGCGCGTCTCCCTCGACGCCGTCACACCCGATCTCTATGCCCGGCTGCGCGGCATCGACGCCCTGCCTCGCATCCTCGACAATCTGCGGGACTTCGTGGCCCGGCACGGCGGGCGCGAACGGCCCCGGCTCTCGCTTTGGTTCGTGGGTATGCACGAGAACCTGCACCAATTGCCCGCCTTCGTGCGGCTGGGCGCCGACCTGGGCGCGCCGGAAGTCTATTTGCAGCGGCTGGTGTTCTTTGGCGATGGCGAACGCATCGCCGAAAATGCGACCATGGTCCCGGAGCAGTCGCTCTTCGCCAGCCTGGAACAGCAGCAGGCGGCATTGATCGTGGAATGCGAGCGTCTGGCCGCCGAATTGGGCCTCAAATTCCAGGCTTCGGGTGCGACCACGCCGCACGAGAGCGTAGCCGTCAAAGGCGACCACCCCTGGCAGGGCTGTATGCGACCGTGGCGATTGATGTACATCACCGCCAACGGCAACGCCCTGCCCTGCTGCATCGCCCCCTTCGCCACGCCCGACTACGGCAGCATCCTGCTGGGGAATGTCTTTGCGCAGCCGCTGGCCGAGGTGTGGAACGGGCCGCGCTATCAAGACCTGCGGGCGGCGGTGCTAAGCCAGGCGCCGTCGCCCCGGCCGTGCCAGTTTTGCGGCGTCAAATGGAGCTTGTGA
- a CDS encoding glycosyltransferase 87 family protein, whose product MKRLAGRGWAALAGLGLVSLAIYAWLGWRYPLAEFLRWSRAGWFPPQEADLGSLLPHLAAYLGLFAAYALALRLSQPGRTPDAGRSKVGVVLVVWLLASLLMLRVTPGGDSHDVFDYLYRGRMLVEQGASPLTTTPNDLPRQPFYYYTAWKKHVDTYGPAWEYASGGVAGVVGRGLERFELSPAQHVSCPASTASCRALMAYVSGYRLLAILLALISGGLIAAIVRRDDSRLILPALVAWFWNPLVISSTALGAHNDALLLALLLAAFGCYQRRWWLAGLLLLALSAHVKLTALIWAPAMVFWLWRQVGLRRTVFLSLAALLITLPLSWLLYWPLGGWASLPRMLHERLLFVANSPWQLLHYYLYKVREWPLDTVRLYSTRLPSYLFAVAGLAVSAWLVWRRGGAKSERRLWGAATAVALLYLLVGSFWFQHWYMVWAAAPAALLPDHPFTRRILPWLCFGAMCSNIVYDAFARLPAPALTPPQLQALVVALVWAPAGVAFLRVRSSRCDAL is encoded by the coding sequence GTGAAACGCCTGGCAGGGCGAGGGTGGGCGGCGCTGGCCGGACTCGGCCTGGTCTCGCTGGCGATCTATGCCTGGCTGGGATGGCGTTATCCGCTGGCCGAATTTCTGCGCTGGTCGCGCGCGGGCTGGTTCCCGCCCCAAGAGGCCGACCTGGGCAGCCTGCTCCCCCACCTGGCCGCCTACCTGGGCCTGTTTGCCGCCTACGCCCTGGCCCTGCGCCTCAGCCAGCCCGGCCGGACGCCGGACGCCGGGCGGAGCAAGGTGGGCGTGGTGCTGGTCGTCTGGCTCCTGGCCTCGCTGCTGATGCTGCGGGTCACGCCCGGCGGCGATTCGCACGATGTCTTCGACTACCTCTACCGGGGCCGGATGCTGGTCGAGCAAGGGGCCAGCCCGCTGACGACGACGCCCAACGACCTGCCCCGGCAGCCGTTCTACTATTACACCGCCTGGAAGAAGCACGTGGACACCTACGGCCCGGCCTGGGAATATGCCAGCGGCGGTGTGGCCGGGGTCGTGGGCCGGGGGTTGGAGCGATTCGAGTTGTCGCCCGCTCAGCACGTCTCCTGCCCCGCCTCCACCGCTTCCTGCCGGGCGCTGATGGCCTATGTCAGCGGCTATCGGCTGCTGGCCATCCTGCTGGCGCTGATCTCCGGCGGACTGATCGCGGCCATCGTGCGGCGGGATGACAGCCGGCTGATCCTCCCCGCTCTCGTCGCCTGGTTCTGGAACCCGCTCGTGATCAGCTCGACGGCCCTGGGCGCCCACAACGACGCCCTGCTGCTGGCGCTGCTGCTGGCGGCCTTTGGGTGTTACCAGCGGCGTTGGTGGCTGGCGGGTCTTTTGCTGCTGGCCCTCAGCGCCCATGTCAAGCTCACGGCCTTGATCTGGGCGCCGGCCATGGTCTTCTGGCTGTGGCGACAGGTCGGGCTGCGCCGGACGGTTTTCCTCAGCCTCGCCGCCCTGCTGATCACCCTCCCCCTCTCCTGGCTGCTATACTGGCCGTTGGGCGGCTGGGCCAGCCTGCCGCGGATGTTGCACGAACGGCTGTTGTTTGTGGCCAATTCGCCCTGGCAGCTGCTGCACTACTATCTCTACAAAGTCCGAGAATGGCCGTTGGATACGGTGCGGCTTTACTCCACGCGGCTGCCGAGCTATCTCTTTGCCGTGGCCGGTCTAGCGGTCTCGGCCTGGCTGGTCTGGCGGCGTGGGGGAGCGAAATCGGAGCGCCGGCTGTGGGGGGCAGCGACGGCGGTGGCGCTGCTCTATCTGCTGGTGGGCAGCTTCTGGTTCCAGCACTGGTACATGGTCTGGGCGGCGGCCCCGGCCGCCCTGCTCCCCGACCATCCTTTCACCCGCCGCATCTTGCCCTGGCTGTGTTTCGGGGCGATGTGCAGCAACATCGTCTACGACGCCTTTGCCCGGCTCCCGGCCCCGGCGCTCACCCCGCCGCAGTTGCAGGCGCTGGTGGTGGCGTTGGTTTGGGCGCCGGCGGGGGTGGCGTTTTTGCGGGTGCGAAGTAGTAGGTGCGACGCACTTTGA
- a CDS encoding xanthine dehydrogenase family protein molybdopterin-binding subunit: protein MTTRYFGQRITRNEDPALLTGQALFTDDVHLPGMLHVAFKRSDYAHARILSIDASFAKQRPGVIAVYEAADLGDYWEPGPLLVSPPPIDGIVFSKRTHTPLARDKVRYVGEPIVMVVAESRYIAEDAVEDIFVEMAPLPPVVDMEKALDPAAPLVHDDLADNLAAHAIQKKGDYAAAKARADVVLSRRLYYDHGSAQAMENRGVVANWDGKMRQLTIWDTTQAPIPIRNGLANKLGLAQSQVRVIAPFIGGGFGPKIMMFYPEEMLIPWASMQLCRPVKWIEDRRENFFATTQERDQVHWAEIALSRDGRILGFKDFFLHDTGAYDPYGLTVPINSQCTLLGCYDVPAYESEFKAVFTNKPIVTPYRGAGRQHGVFVMERMLDLAAKELGISKNDIRRRNFIPPDRFPYNNEVIFQDFVPLVYDSGDYEPALDKALEMIGYDHFVREEQPKLRAQGKHVGIGVVSYIEGTGIGPYEGARINVESGGKVSVATGIGTQGQGHFTVFAQVVADQLGVDVRDVRMSTGDTADFHWGTGTFASRGAVVAGNAIHAAAVAVRKKILKFASEELEAAEEDLELVDGAVRVKGAPASAIKLGDLAAKANPLRGAVKPGIEPGLEASAYYGPERGVTASGIHAMIVEVDPETAMLEIKKYVTVHDCGRVINPLILEGQVQGGIAQGIGNAFYEKLVFDESGQMLSASYMDYLIPTAMEVPPIHMDHIETPSPLNPLGIKGAGEAGAIPVGPLFAQAIEDALPEYQLEILEIPLSPNRLYELMAPAGR, encoded by the coding sequence ATGACAACCCGCTATTTCGGCCAACGCATCACCCGCAACGAAGACCCCGCCCTGCTGACCGGGCAGGCGCTGTTCACCGATGACGTGCACCTGCCGGGGATGCTGCACGTGGCTTTCAAACGCAGTGACTATGCCCACGCCCGCATCCTCAGCATCGACGCCTCCTTCGCCAAACAGCGCCCCGGCGTCATCGCCGTCTACGAGGCGGCCGACCTGGGCGACTATTGGGAGCCAGGGCCGCTGCTGGTCTCGCCGCCGCCCATCGATGGCATCGTCTTCAGCAAGCGCACGCACACGCCTCTGGCCAGGGACAAAGTGCGCTATGTGGGCGAGCCGATCGTCATGGTCGTGGCCGAAAGCCGCTACATTGCCGAGGACGCCGTCGAAGACATCTTCGTCGAGATGGCGCCCCTGCCGCCGGTCGTGGACATGGAGAAGGCCCTCGACCCGGCCGCCCCCCTGGTCCACGACGATCTGGCCGACAACCTGGCCGCGCACGCCATCCAGAAAAAAGGCGACTACGCCGCCGCCAAAGCAAGGGCCGATGTCGTCCTCTCGCGGCGGCTTTACTACGACCACGGCAGCGCCCAGGCGATGGAAAACCGGGGCGTGGTGGCCAATTGGGACGGCAAAATGCGTCAGTTGACGATCTGGGACACCACGCAGGCCCCCATCCCCATCCGCAACGGCCTGGCCAACAAGCTGGGACTGGCGCAATCGCAGGTGCGGGTCATCGCTCCGTTCATCGGCGGCGGTTTCGGCCCCAAGATCATGATGTTCTATCCCGAAGAGATGCTGATTCCCTGGGCGTCGATGCAGCTTTGCCGGCCGGTCAAGTGGATCGAGGACCGCCGCGAGAACTTCTTCGCCACCACGCAGGAGCGAGATCAGGTGCATTGGGCGGAGATAGCCCTCAGCCGGGATGGCCGCATCCTCGGCTTCAAGGATTTCTTCCTGCACGACACCGGCGCCTATGACCCTTACGGTTTGACTGTGCCGATCAACAGCCAGTGTACACTCCTGGGCTGCTACGATGTGCCCGCCTATGAATCGGAGTTCAAGGCCGTCTTCACCAACAAGCCCATCGTCACGCCCTATCGCGGGGCAGGCCGGCAGCATGGCGTCTTTGTGATGGAGAGGATGCTCGACCTCGCCGCCAAAGAGCTGGGGATCAGCAAGAACGACATCCGCCGCCGCAATTTCATCCCGCCCGACCGTTTTCCCTACAACAACGAGGTCATCTTCCAGGATTTCGTGCCGCTGGTCTATGATAGCGGCGACTACGAACCGGCCCTGGACAAGGCCCTGGAGATGATCGGCTATGACCACTTCGTGCGCGAAGAACAGCCAAAGCTGCGGGCGCAGGGCAAACATGTGGGCATCGGCGTCGTCAGCTACATCGAGGGCACGGGCATCGGCCCCTACGAGGGCGCCCGCATCAACGTCGAATCGGGCGGCAAGGTGAGCGTGGCGACCGGGATCGGCACTCAGGGCCAGGGGCATTTCACCGTCTTTGCCCAGGTGGTGGCGGATCAGCTAGGGGTGGATGTGCGCGATGTGCGCATGTCAACCGGCGATACGGCCGATTTCCACTGGGGCACGGGCACATTTGCCAGCCGGGGGGCGGTGGTGGCGGGCAATGCCATCCATGCCGCGGCGGTGGCGGTGCGCAAGAAGATCCTCAAGTTCGCCAGCGAGGAACTTGAGGCCGCCGAGGAAGACCTGGAATTGGTGGATGGCGCCGTGCGCGTGAAAGGCGCGCCCGCTTCGGCGATCAAGCTGGGCGATTTGGCGGCCAAGGCCAATCCCCTGCGCGGGGCGGTGAAGCCAGGGATCGAGCCAGGGCTGGAGGCATCCGCCTACTACGGCCCCGAACGGGGGGTCACGGCCAGCGGCATCCACGCCATGATCGTCGAAGTCGATCCGGAGACGGCGATGCTGGAGATCAAGAAATACGTCACCGTACACGACTGCGGCCGGGTGATCAACCCGCTGATCCTGGAGGGCCAGGTGCAGGGCGGCATCGCCCAGGGCATCGGCAACGCCTTCTACGAGAAGTTGGTCTTCGACGAGAGCGGTCAGATGCTCAGCGCCTCGTACATGGACTACCTGATCCCGACAGCGATGGAAGTCCCGCCCATCCACATGGACCACATCGAGACGCCCTCGCCGCTGAACCCGCTGGGGATCAAGGGCGCGGGCGAGGCGGGGGCGATCCCGGTGGGGCCGCTCTTCGCCCAGGCCATCGAAGACGCCCTGCCTGAGTACCAGCTGGAGATCCTGGAGATCCCGCTCAGTCCGAATCGGTTGTATGAGTTGATGGCGCCGGCGGGGAGGTGA
- a CDS encoding (2Fe-2S)-binding protein, producing the protein MSELMKVSVTVNGRVYEAAVEPRLLLSDFLRHELGLTGTHVGCEHGVCGACTVLFDGQPVRSCLMFAVQAHGHQLMTVEGLAPGPQNLHPLQEAFRQAHGLQCGFCTPGFLMTLLPYLEQNPNPTEAEIRLAISGNLCRCTGYQHIVEAVQLAAQKMRGEGS; encoded by the coding sequence ATGAGCGAATTGATGAAAGTGAGCGTCACCGTCAACGGCCGGGTCTATGAGGCCGCGGTCGAGCCGCGGCTGCTGCTGAGCGATTTCTTGCGCCACGAACTGGGGCTGACCGGCACCCATGTCGGCTGCGAACACGGCGTCTGCGGCGCCTGCACCGTCCTGTTCGACGGCCAGCCCGTGCGCTCGTGCCTGATGTTCGCCGTCCAGGCCCACGGCCACCAGCTGATGACGGTGGAGGGCCTGGCCCCCGGCCCGCAGAACCTGCACCCGCTGCAAGAGGCGTTCCGCCAGGCGCACGGCCTGCAATGCGGCTTCTGCACCCCCGGTTTCCTGATGACACTGCTGCCTTATCTGGAGCAGAACCCGAACCCCACCGAGGCCGAAATCCGCCTGGCCATCTCCGGCAATCTCTGCCGCTGCACCGGCTACCAGCACATCGTCGAGGCGGTGCAGCTGGCGGCGCAGAAAATGCGAGGCGAGGGGTCATGA